A region of Vigna radiata var. radiata cultivar VC1973A chromosome 10, Vradiata_ver6, whole genome shotgun sequence DNA encodes the following proteins:
- the LOC106775277 gene encoding heavy metal-associated isoprenylated plant protein 35 gives MAATETRVEVREGEEGLEHLTCKSCVLKVSIHCQACTRKVKKILQSIDGVYCTTIDLKEQKVVVKGNVDSETLIKKLTETGKRAELWPDQPELKKKKKKKKKKKKKASTENKERPSEQESSEESNPSGDEKQNINNEKEAVKVVVQDTGKIMEGGNMIRNSEGFFNVNRMGEGSATGLAGLQFQDPRMELRQTMTLPPGYQSSMGERRVTINVPGIDDGGANEGGSGGKKSKSKGQKGNVVINGNEGGVTVVEHPGGDWNPNRNQMPGGHGHGPGPGFVTILGPPNESPTRHQFPPHYHAPASPVYGGTYHTTAYPSVTRYGAAYYTSSQPYSYSHVYRCAGSESDSETYPSPSPPSYSFELFSDENPNACFIM, from the exons ATGGCTGCAACAGAAACAAGAGTTGAAGttagagaaggagaagaaggttTAGAACATCTCACGTGCAAG AGCTGTGTGTTGAAAGTCTCCATTCATTGCCAAGCCTGCACAAGGAAAGTAAAGAAAATTCTACAAAGCATAGACG GTGTTTATTGCACAACGATTGATTTGAAGGAACAAAAGGTGGTGGTAAAGGGGAACGTGGACAGCGAGACTTTGATTAAGAAATTAACGGAAACAGGGAAACGAGCAGAACTGTGGCCTGACCAACCCgaactgaagaagaagaagaaaaagaagaagaagaagaagaagaaggcaAGCACAGAGAACAAAGAGAGACCGAGCGAGCAAGAAAGCAGTGAAGAAAGTAACCCAAGCGGCGACGAGAAACAAAACATCAACAACGAAAAGGAAGCTGTTAAGGTTGTCGTTCAAGACACGGGCAAAATCATGGAAGGTGGCAACATGATCAGAAACAGCGAAGGGTTTTTCAACGTTAACAGAATGGGTGAAGGAAGCGCAACCGGCTTAGCCGGTTTGCAATTTCAAGATCCGAGGATGGAGCTGAGGCAAACCATGACTTTGCCACCCGGTTACCAGTCATCGATGGGGGAGAGAAGGGTTACCATCAACGTGCCGGGAATTGACGACGGAGGAGCGAACGAGGGTGGGAGTGGAGGGAAAAAGTCGAAAAGCAAGGGGCAAAAAGGGAATGTCGTCATCAATGGTAACGAGGGTGGTGTTACTGTGGTCGAACACCCCGGTGGAGATTGGAACCCCAACCGGAACCAGATGCCTGGTGGTCATGGACATGGGCCGGGCCCAGGCTTCGTTACTATTTTGGGCCCACCCAATGAGAGTCCCACACGGCATCAGTTCCCACCGCACTATCACGCACCCGCATCTCCGGTGTATGGTGGAACCTACCACACAACAGCGTATCCCTCCGTCACCCGCTACGGTGCTGCGTATTATACGTCCTCGCAACCGTATTCGTATTCTCACGTGTATCGATGCGCTGGGTCGGAGTCAGACTCAGAAACTTATCCTTCACCTTCACCACCCTCCTATTCCTTCGAATTGTTCAGCGATGAAAATCCCAATGCATGCTTCATCATGTGA
- the LOC106775899 gene encoding respiratory burst oxidase homolog protein B: MEIEEHQLESWSETGSSGSRSTRVGFSGPMSGPLVSNKKSSKKSARFKDEEELVEITLDVRDDVVSVQNIRGGDPETALLASRLEKRPSSLSVRLRQVSQELKRMTSSKKFDRVDRSKSGAARALRGFKFMTKNVGTEGWSQVEKRFHELAVEGKLPRTRFGQCIGMHEKEFAGELFDALSRRRGITSASITKDELLEFWEQITDQSFDSRLQTFFDMVDKNADGRITQEEVQEIIALSASANKLSKLQERSDEYAALIMEELDPDNLGYIELHNLEMLLLQAPAQSTHITTDSRVMSQMLSQKLVLTKEYNPIKRGFRALAYFVEDNWKRIWVIALWLAICAALFTWKFIQYKHRAVFDVMGYCVTAAKGAAETLKFNMALILLPVCRNTITWLRSKTKLGMAVPFDDNINFHKVIAFGIAIGVGIHAICHLTCDFPRLLHATDEEYEPMKPFFGEDRPNDYWWFVKGTEGWTGITIVVLMAIAYTLAQPWFRRNRLNLPKPLKKLTGFNAFWYSHHLFVIVYALFIVHGYCLYLSKEWYKKTTWMYLAIPMILYACERLLRAFRSGYKSVKILKVAVYPGNVLALHVSKPQGFKYSSGQYIFVNCSDVSPFQWHPFSITSAPGDDYVSVHIRTLGDWTSQLKNVFAKACQPASGNQSGLLRADMLQGNNIPRMPKLLIDGPYGAPAQDYKDYEVILLVGLGIGATPLISILKDVLNNMKQQKDLEEGMVESGVKNNKRKPFATNRAYFYWVTREQGSFEWFKGVMDDVAEYDKDGIIELHNYCTSVYEEGDARSALITMLQSLHHAKSGVDIVSGTRVKTHFARPNWRSVFKHTALKHPGKRVGVFYCGAHTLVGELKRLSLHFSRKTNTKFDFHKENF; encoded by the exons ATGGAGATTGAAGAGCATCAACTAGAGTCATGGTCGGAGACGGGGAGCTCCGGGAGCAGGAGCACCCGAGTGGGCTTCAGCGGGCCCATGAGCGGCCCATTGGTCTCCAACAAGAAGAGCAGCAAGAAGAGCGCCAGGTTCAAGGACGAGGAGGAGTTGGTGGAGATAACGCTCGACGTCCGCGACGACGTCGTTTCGGTCCAAAACATCAGGGGCGGAGACCCCGAGACCGCTCTCCTCGCCTCCCGCCTCGAGAAGCGGCCCTCCTCGCTTTCGGTGCGACTCCGCCAGGTGTCGCAGGAGCTCAAGCGAATGACCTCGTCTAAGAAGTTCGACAGGGTCGATAGGTCCAAGTCCGGTGCCGCTCGCGCTCTCCGAGGTTTCAAGTTTATGACCAAAAATGTCGGAACCGAAGGTTGGTCGCAGGTGGAGAAGCGCTTTCATGAGTTGGCCGTTGAGGGCAAATTGCCCAGAACGCGCTTCGGTCAGTGCATTG GTATGCACGAAAAGGAGTTTGCTGGGGAATTATTTGACGCATTATCTCGTCGTCGAGGAATAACATCAGCTTCCATAACAAAAGATGAGTTACTTGAATTTTGGGAACAAATTACCGACCAGAGCTTTGATTCAAGGCTCCAGACCTTCTTTGATAT GGTGGACAAAAATGCCGACGGAAGAATCACCCAAGAAGAAGTTCAAGAG ATTATCGCCTTAAGCGCTTCGGCTAATAAGCTGTCAAAACTACAAGAACGTTCGGATGAATATGCAGCTCTTATCATGGAGGAGTTGGATCCAGACAACCTTGGATACATTGAG CTGCACAACTTGGAAATGCTTCTTCTGCAAGCACCGGCACAATCAACTCACATAACAACGGATAGTCGAGTGATGAGTCAAATGCTGAGCCAGAAACTGGTTCTAACCAAAGAGTACAACCCTATAAAGCGTGGCTTCCGGGCACTGGCTTACTTTGTGGAAGACAATTGGAAAAGAATTTGGGTTATTGCTCTTTGGCTTGCAATCTGTGCTGCTCTTTTCACTTGGAAGTTCATCCAATACAAGCACCGTGCCGTGTTCGACGTCATGGGATATTGTGTCACAGCAGCCAAAGGTGCTGCCGAGACCCTCAAGTTCAACATGGCCTTAATCCTCTTACCCGTTTGCAGAAACACCATCACTTGGCTCAGAAGTAAGACCAAGTTAGGCATGGCTGTTCCCTTTGATGACAACATCAATTTTCACAAG GTGATAGCTTTTGGAATTGCAATTGGGGTTGGGATACATGCAATTTGTCATTTAACATGCGACTTTCCGAGGTTGTTGCATGCGACAGATGAGGAATATGAGCCCATGAAGCCCTTTTTTGGAGAAGACAGACCCAATGATTACTGGTGGTTCGTGAAAGGGACAGAGGGTTGGACCGGGATAACCATTGTGGTGCTTATGGCTATAGCCTACACTTTGGCTCAACCCTGGTTCCGAAGAAACAGATTGAACCTCCCCAAGCCTCTCAAAAAGCTCACTGGCTTCAACGCCTTTTGGTACTCTCACCATCTTTTTGTCATCGTCTATGCCCTTTTCATCGTTCACGGATACTGCTTGTACCTCTCCAAGGAATGGTACAAGAAAACG ACTTGGATGTATCTTGCAATTCCTATGATCCTATACGCATGCGAGCGACTGCTTCGTGCTTTCAGGTCTGGCTACAAAAGTGTCAAGATTTTGAAG GTGGCAGTGTACCCAGGAAATGTGTTGGCCTTACACGTGTCTAAACCACAAGGATTCAAGTACTCCAGTGGACagtatatttttgttaactGTTCAGATGTTTCTCCATTTCAATG GCATCCTTTCTCTATTACATCAGCACCAGGAGATGACTATGTGAGCGTTCACATTCGGACATTGGGTGATTGGACATCACAGCTTAAGAATGTTTTTGCCAAG GCATGCCAACCAGCAAGTGGTAACCAGAGTGGTCTTCTGCGAGCTGATATGTTACAAGGCAACAACATACCAAG GATGCCAAAGCTTCTGATTGATGGTCCTTATGGAGCTCCAGCACAAGATTACAAAGACTACGAAGTAATCCTTCTGGTGGGTCTGGGAATTGGAGCCACCCCATTGATCAGTATCCTGAAAGACGTGCTAAACAACATGAAACAGCAGAAAGACTTAGAAGAAGGGATGGTAGAAAGTGGAGTTAAGAACAACAAGAGGAAACCTTTTGCCACCAACAGGGCCTATTTCTATTGGGTTACTCGTGAGCAAGGTTCCTTCGAATGGTTCAAGGGTGTGATGGATGATGTTGCAGAGTATGACAAGGATGGAATAATCGAGCTTCACAACTATTGCACAAGTGTGTATGAGGAAGGAGATGCTCGATCTGCTTTGATCACCATGCTTCAATCTCTCCACCATGCCAAGAGTGGTGTGGATATTGTTTCAGGAACAAGGGTCAAGACACATTTTGCTAGACCAAATTGGCGCAGTGTTTTTAAACATACTGCACTCAAACACCCTGGAAAAAGAGTTG GTGTTTTCTACTGTGGGGCGCACACATTGGTTGGAGAACTTAAAAGGCTTTCTCTTCActtttccagaaaaaccaacACCAAGTTCGATTTTCACAAAGAGAACTTCTAA